GAGCacgaaaatttcgttgcaacAATAGTTGCCCTTCCCTAGGAAAGTACCGAAGGTACCGATGGAAGAAAAATGTTCCCCACCGTGACCCGATATTTTCTTCTTCTAGATTTCCAGGTCGCCGAtacacttttttaaatattccacgtaCGAAAGGCGATCGAAAGACGCGTAGCAACGGGACAGTGTCTACGTTTGGCGTACGCCGAGTTGAGTATCGTTCCATCGTTGAGGACTGGAACCGTTTTCTAAATTCCGAACGAACGAGTTCTCGTCCCGGTTCAACGATGGAATATTTACGCAgaaacgagagcgagagagaacttCGTTGACGCGAAATACCAGCGATATCGGTGATCCTCGCGCGGTAACTCGGATAATAATTAAACGATGGATCCTACCTTAAAGACTTCCGAGAAGAATCCAGCCCCGATCTTCTCCATGTGGAAGTCGTCCAGTCGGTTCAACGAGGCGACCGCGTGCCTCAACGCCTGGCAGGAAGCGCCTGTCCTCCTTTTCGAGCCGGTATCCTGATAGGTATCGCCAGGACACACGTTCAGGTTGCAGATATTGCTTTCCATTTCGGTCGGTCGCCATGGATCGCGGCACTTCTCCCGATCCCTGTAACTCCTGGGCGACGACAACTGGAGCTCCGTAGGTAGGTCTTGCGGCAAACAGGAAACGCAGCTCTGCTGCAACGCGTCGCCGTTGGTCTTCGTCCAGTCCTTGGACGGCGTGGACGTGGCAAAATCACCTCTGCAGGTACGCTCGCAGCTTCCAGCTGGAACACCGGAGGAGTCCACGACGTCCTTGTCGGTGCCCGAACGTATCGGGAAATCCCCGACGGTGGTggttgtggtggtggtggtggtggtggtggtgtcgaTTGGCTCGTCGCTCGAATCCGCGGCTGGTCGATTCTTGGCGCGGGAACCGGGATGTCCCGGTTCGGTAGACCTCGTGGAAGATTTCATCGCGGAGGGAACAACGACCGTCTGCGCGGTGTTTCGGGAACCGGGCTTACCAGCGGGTAAATGTTCACGGTCTTTACCCGCGTGAAACTCGCGATTCGGGGCAACGTGCTTCTTCGCGAGCTTCGAGGATTCCCTCGAGCCGGGCTCGACGTTCAAGCTGCTCAGACTGGTGGAACAGAGTACTCGTTGCGATTTCACGGTGCCCGAGGCAGCCTTCGCGAAGCTGGGGCAATTGGGGTTGGAGGAGCATTTGTGGATGGCGGTGGTGGAGTTGGTCGCGAGGGTCGACTTGCCCGCGAGGTTTCTTCCGTGGTTGGAAGAACTCTCCTTGCCCGACGAGTACTTGGAAGAGTTCTTCGCCgcggaggaggacgacgaggaggaagaggaggaagaggaggaggagggggaggagccGGTGGTCTCGGTCCTGCAGGGTCTGCTCACCTCGAGGAACGCGACCGACGAGCCACCGGTTACGGAATCGAGGGCTCCTACCCCCGAGTTGCTCGAGTCTTTCACCCTCCAGGACTTTGACTTCTCGTCGTTGAATGTTTGCTCGGAGAGCAACGAGTTCGCGCTCTCCTTCGACCTGCGAGACTTCTTATCGTCGATCGTGGGACCCTCGTTCACCGTGCAGCACGTTTCCTTGTTTCTTCTGAGCTTCGATTTGTCTTCGACCAGGGAAGAGATCTCGGCGACCCCCGCGACAACGTTGCAACAATTCTCCTTCGATCTCCAAGCCTTCGACTTGTCCTCCGTGACCGTCGGGGACTCGGCGAGAGGACAGCATCCTTCCTTGAGTCGTTTGGCTTTCGACTTCTCCTCGACGATGGACGGTGCGTCGACGACGATGGAAGAGTTCGAGGCCTCCTTCGAACGCCAGAGTTTCGTCGGTTTGGCGTCCTCGGTGCCCGTCGAGGGGGCTTCGGAGACCACGGGTACCGTGTAACCGTCCTTCGGCCTCCAGGGTTTCGATTTCTCCTCCGCTACCGTGCCGGTTGTCTCCTCGGTGGAGAAACAGGGTAGACACGCGGCCCCGGTCGGTCTGGCGCAGGACTTCGCGGACGAGCCACCGCTGGTAGGAGGGCCCGGTGTGTTCGACGGTGGCACCTTGCCGAACATTTTCACCGTTATTGCGAGAAGATTGAGCAGCTTGTACAGGGACGGAAGAACGTCGCCTCTGCGTCCTGCATCACACGGATCGTCGTCGGTCTTGTCGTTGGACGTGAGGATCGCGGCGATGGTGGCGCCTGCTCGTTCTAAACGAACGATGCTCGAGCGGGAAGACTTCCAACGCGACGAGCCACGTCCACGAAGCGGTACCGGTAGCTCGGCATCTCAGGATCGGGGTTCTCGCTTAGACGGAGGTGTCTACGCTCGCGTTTGGCAGTGGGATCGCGCGCTCCGTAATCACAGTCGACTAGGGCATGGTCCTAGCAGGGGAGGACGCAGTGCGGCAAGCGGTCGGCATCGACGAACGCGAGTACCACATGGAACATCCGCAACGAGCAAACTTGGCACATCTCTCTCCTCTTCGAGCGCCCTCGAAACACGGGAGAAGACTTTGGCTTTCCTGGAAGAAAACTGCGTACAACGCATCGTGTCAATAACAATCGTTACGGATTCGAACGGCCTCTCTTTTATTACGTCCGGTGAATCttttttgaaaatgttcaaaCTACTCGCGACGCTCCTCGGTTACGGACCATCGATGCGGTATCGACTCGTTTTCGGAAACTATGTAAAAACAAAaaccaaataaatattttttttttgcggaATAACGCGTTTCCAGATACTTTGCGCGAAAAATCACGCTCGAATCGCATTTCGCGCAAAATGTcgcgacaattttttttatcgcgataaACGTAGAGCGCGACGTACCCCATTGAGCGATCGTATTAACCCCTACGGCACGACATCGATACACTGCATCGGCCTAACCCATATCCATACCTAACCAACGTAACGCAACCTAATATATACCTACTTCGCCATACCGCATTGGCCCAATATCCGTTTCGTAGCCGACGCACAGGCCTAACCGATCTGACCCGCGTCGAACCCGATATCGTTGTATTGTATCACCCGGCCCACGTTGAACGTAACTTACGCCTCTGTCTACCCGCACCTAAGCGCATCTAAACACCTAAATCGCGCGTGGTCCGTAAGTAACCCACAGCCAAGGACTTTCGTGTACTCCGCGATCCCACGAGCGTAACTTTCCAACGATCGACGTAACTTCGTTACGTTCCTGCATCTGCGAACGATTCGCAGTTCCGGAACCGCGAACGGGCGCACGAAATATCGCGAATTTTGGCCTTCGACGCGCAACGTGTATCCGATAATGGTACGCCGAGTTCTTAGCCCCGGAAATGCGGACGAATTTGTTAAATAACGCGGATGTGTGTGTGCACGTTGGCTGAACGCACGACGATACGTTACACGGTTGTAAACGGCGATTTGATTTACAAAGCAGCGCTACTTCTTCCACCGGTACAGCGGACGATCGTTTTCACACGCGAGAAACGCAATTTAAGATAAATTACACAGTACAATTACCGGATCGTGTACATTTAATTGGGGACGTCGTGCGTTGCAACTGTGTTTCTACACTGCGGAAAATCTATGTATCGAATGTCACGATTCAGAATCGTGTCCCAGTTTTGACAGTTAAAGCTTATCGACTATCCGAATAACCGCGAACACTCGGCAAGTAACGAAGCACTTTTTGCGAACTCTTCTCGTAACGTTGCTGCCTCCGTGATGCACGTGACAGGTAAGAAAacggatggaaaaaaaaaaggcagaAAAACTTGTTCGAAACGGGAAAATGACGCGCAACGTAAATACGCGATTTCGTCCAACTACTGCCACTATTTCGAATGCGGTAAAAGGTACCGATCAGTGGATTACATAAAACAGCACTATTTCCCTAATACGCTTGACACCCGATTACGTAGAAACCAGCGGCGAAACAACTGTTCCGGAATACAAAGTGCTTCTTCGCTGTGCCATAGTTCACTGGTTCTTCCATTGGACCGAGGGGAAACGCGAAAACCGCGATAGAAAGTTCGATGCACCGCGTCTTGGAGGTAGCGGAAAAACAAAATCGAAGCCACGTTACCTGCGCAAACGAAGACGATGTGTACCCGTTGGTTTTCCACGTTCCGTGGAGGATGCGTTCCGCACGGGTCCTTGGAGAAGACGGCAAGAGCACAGCCAATAATCGGAGAGAAAAACGCGGTTGACGTTAGCCTGTCAGTGACAACTGTCGGAACACGTTCGATCGCGAAAGCGCCGTGAAACTTACCGGGGCCTCGTTGGCACCGTGGCGTTAGGATGATTTTAGAAGACCTTGAACCACGTGAGGGAATTCGGGCTGCTCGCGAGAAACAACACGTCAAACACTGTCGACAGGCTCGGACGAGACGGGAGGCATGACCGAACTCGGCATCCGCGCACGCTGTCACTTTTGTTTACTGTCCGAGAACGAAGCTCTCGTCGATGGAATCGCGCGACCCCGACACGACGCGACGTTGATCGTCGAGATTCGATCGCATCGCACGATCGTGATCGTGTATCCTCCTTTACGACCAGCAcgatttttcttcgatccacCACCTTTGCACCGTCGGTGGCTCGAGTAAACAGTGGGAACACCACCGCGAATCCGATTTGAATTTTCTAGGGTAGACTGTACGTCGCGGATGCACTGCTATCTACTACCACCGTACACCATGCACAAGGGAACACCGCACCTCTTGTCACGTTGAATCGTTGCGCACCGGGTTCTCGGGAAAATGATACAAAACGATGGAGCTTGTTCGCGAGAATGCGAAAGAGACCGATTCACCGACAACGCCAGACAGCGGCCATTACAGAAATGAACTGGTCCGACGCACGCCGTCTACCGGCGATACCCGACGTTCCCAGCCTACCCCCACCACCGCGGTTCTGTTAATGAATCGAATGCAGAGAAGCACGTCTTTCGAACGCGGGGACTGGCATATGTGTAGCGAAAAACCGAATACCTGGTTTACACCGAAATTCTTCGCTTACTTTCTTGCCAATTCGCGCAAGGTTCCCTCGCTTCGATCGAGCCCCGCGAATATTTTACCGAATCgttaccgagaaacgaaaattatttcggaCGAAAATCGAATTGGATTTCGAGAAAGACGTTGGACTCTGCGCAATCAACGTGACCTTTTTTCATCGGTATATAGGTGCTTTTTCACCTTCACTTTTTACATCGGCTCGAGTACTCATTTTACTTAACATTGTagctttcgaacgaacgaaaaaaattgCCTGCATTAGGCGAGGTTATTCAAGGTCAATTTACGAATATAACGCGAACATTCTCGCACCTGCTCGTTGCAGCGAAAGGGTTACGAACGATCCGAATGTTCCAAGAGATTAAAATCGGTtgacgaacgatcgaggaaGTAGCGAGAATTCCGTAAAACTTTGTATTACGATTCGCCAAGTTTTTTCTATCGTCGTCCTTGAGCCTTTACGTTACCGTGTAACAAAATCGCTTTCGTCTGTTCGCTAATGCAATTTACTTTTTCTCTTAATTTGACATGCATTccttcgattcgtttcaatATATAGAATGTTCCCAGTTAATTGCGCAAAAAGGCTGAAATGTAAGAAGgcttttattatttcttccgTCAATTCCGATGCTgtcgaagaaaaatgttttctcttAATTTTCAAGGTCGTCGTAAAGTTACCGTGTGTGTTTGTAAACGTtgcgtttcgtttttatttcggtgctacgaaattaaaaacaaaatccAACATCGCGGGAAAAGATATTATCGAACAAAGCAGATTCAAAATGACCAATTTTATCTTCTTTTCGAATCACGCGCGAATAACACAAGTTTACTTCGTAGAAAGAAACCTTTCGTTACTGTGGTCGAAAAAAGTAACACTCCTTCCTAGAATGCAGTGTGAATGGCATTTGGTTTAATTCAGTATAAGAACAATGTTATTATGAAAGTAACACCGTGAGAATAAATGTAGAGAAACTGTATCACTTGTTCAGTGGAAATCTACGAAACAACGATTTCACAGCACGAAATAATTTATGAGAATTTCCATTCCGACCTTACTACCACGGTCTCGTCTCTGCGCCGCTAAACAACTACATACTTTTTTGCCAAGCGGAATGAAAGTGTGAGAATTCTCATATGCATACAAGTATGTATACCTTTCACTGTCTTTTAACGAATTTCAGTTTCTCGTAAAAGTACTAAAATTTCTACACACTGTTGACGCGATGTCAACAACACGATGTCattgatttattttcaatttcctaGCCCTCAAAATGATTTGAAAATTATACTCACAAATTTTCATTCCTAATCTAAATCCAGATTCTTTCGTTTTCAGTGCTCTTTAAATTCGTCCCAAATCTTACATGGACATTCTTTGTGATTTGCTTTGAACAGAtcggaaataattgaaaatgattacGATTCAAGGAAAATACAAAAACTGATGTtttcataaaattaaattaaaatggtCCGATTTTATGCATGCACTGAACTCACTGTACATCGTTTACGTTTTTACGTTTACCGCACTGGTTCCAATTGGTTTCTAACCTATCTTTTGGATACGGATACGCTCGTACGCACGTACGCACGTGATAACTTTAAGCGTACTTTATTAGCCGTATAACACATTTAAAGTCATTGTAAATAAGAGTTACGCATTAGTATAAATAATCCACGAAAATggcaaaattttgtttaagtaAGTTAAATAATTATAGTATTTGAGTCTTATTTCTATACGATACGGATAAAGAAGGTTATGTTTACTCCTAATTGTCTTCGATCGTATAAGACTTTATTTGTACTCTATtgttaaaatattgtatttattatagaaAAACAAAGCAAACGAATGCCAGCTCGAAAGAGGtataaaatagagaaaaaagttCGTGAACACAATCGCAAAATGAGAAAAGAAGCTAAAAAACATCCTAAAAGTATGTATTCTGTCTCTATGTATAAACAGAATACTAGAAaccatttaaatattattttaaattttctagaGAAACCAAAGATCATCGAAGTTCCGAATCAGTGTCCTTTTAAGGAAGATATATTGAAGGAAGTAGAATCCATGAAAAAACAACACGAAGAGGAAAAACAAAAGCAGCGCGAAGCTGTGCGTGAAAGAAAACGACAGCAACTTGCCAAAACAGGTTTACAAGGATTAGTTTCAGCGGCAGAAGATAAACAAGCAGGACACACAGAGATGGAAGTAGATACCGTGCACCCAAAGATAAAAGAGGTGTTGTCTAAGGAGGAAAATTCTCTAAAAGCTTACTACAAAGAGTTCAAGAAAGTTTTAGACGCGGCTGATGTTATTCTTGAAGTTGTAGATGCTAGAGATCCTTTAGGAACCAGATGTAAACAGGTAAAACAAAGTATACCTATTTATATGCTTAcaagtaataatattaaataacttGTACAATTTATAGGTCGAGGAAGCAGTGCAATCTGCAAAAGGAAATAAGCGATTGGTAATTGTTCTGAATAAAGCAGATTTAGTACCTAGGGAAAACTTGGATCAGTGGTTAAAGTACTTACGCGGTAGCTTGCCAGCTGTTGCGTTTAAAGCGTCTACCCAGGTTCAAGCAAAAAGATTAGGTAGAAGAAAATTAGGGAAAAAAACAGAGAATATGATACAAGGTGGTACTTGTTTTGGCGCAGAATTACTCTTGTCTCTGCTTGCAAATTATTGCAGAAATGTTGGCAATATTAAAACTAGTATTAGAGTGGGAGTTGTTGGACTTCCAAATGTGGGTAAATCTAGTGTAATTAATTCCTTGAAACGCAGTAGAGCCTGTAGCGTAGGAAGCACTCCAGGTACGATATATTTTGCACGCTTAAATTTATGCGCagattaatttcttttgcaccgcTTAATTTCTTATCCGTAGGAGTAACGAGAACCATGCAGGCAGTGCAACTGGATTCAAAAATAAAGTTGTTAGATTCTCCAGGAATAGTCTTTGCCGATCATTCTTCAGGGGAGAACCCTGACGAATCATCCGTAGCCTTAAAAAACGCAGTAAAAATACAATCCTTGAAAGATCCGTATACACCAGCGACCGCGATTTTGAAGAGAGTTTCCAAACCACAAATAATGGAATTGTACGACGTGCAAGAATTTTCAACGCCTGACGAATTCTTCGCTTTAAAAGCTGCTAGAATGGGAAAGTTTAAGAAGGGTGGCATCCCCGATACTGTAGCGGCGGCTCGTAGCGTTCTCGAAGATTGGAATTCTGGAAAGATTAGGTATTTATGGTGCACCATGTTTTATTACCTTCGTAGCGATTCGCGAAAGATCAGTACGTAGAACGGCCACCAAAGACGCAAGCGATCAAGCACTCGATCGATCAGCTGATTGATGGTTCGCGTCGCAATGTTTATTCTTgtaattctcaaccatttttaacCGTTATAATTTTATGCTAGTCGCTGTAAACAGTAAAGTAAAGAAGTAATTTAACATAAATGAAGAATAACTTGAGTTTTCTGCTTGAAACACAATTGACACGTTTAAGATACCTAAACATATATCTGTATGTTTTTTACAGATATTATACTGTACCACCTGAACAACCATCGTGTCACATATCCGCAGAAATTGTCAGTCAAATAAATAAGGAATTCGACATCGATAGTTTTGTCGCAGAAGAAAAAATGATGCTCGATACCTTTGAAGGAGAATCTGCAAAAAAGCAGATTGGTGATTCGTTATTGATCGAAAGTTCTGGTCCAGTCACATCTTTGATGGAGattgaaaaggaaaaggaaaaagtaaGTTATGCGTATTTACACGCATTTGGGATATAATTTTCTACTTTCTCGATAATCGTGAGTAAAGATCAATATTTACagcaaataaaaatacaacaaaagttgaagaaacaaatgaaaaaagcAAAAATGAACGAGGCtaattcgagaaagaaaaaaacagatcCGCTTTTCGAGCTCGAAGGCAATCAGAAactgaacaaaattaaaaaattacaatttaaaaaagaaaaaaaggataaAGCTAAAAGAGGTGAGCACCTATCGAAAACTATATTTTATCCTAAGAAGATTGATTTTTATTACCgacaatttaaattttacagAAAAGTTAACTACTCGTTTGGCGGATCAACTCAACGAGATAAATCTCTCGACCTCCGATAATTACGACTTTAATGTCGATTttgtggaaaaatgaaaatattgtaaaaaccttcaattgttataaataaaaattacgaaataattGACATAAATTTGTACCTGTATAAATCACGTTTGTACGTGTAATGTAAATAATCGATAAAGATGTGATTTAATAAagctaaatttttttttttttatagaaacgtTTTCTCTTAATGTGATATTTCGATGGGTAAACTGACGCGGcaagtaaacaatttttaacgcaGCAAAAATACGATGTAAGAGATAAAATTTGTTCCTTAGTCATTCTTTTAAACTAACGTTTGAACATTGCACAACAATATCGAAATGGTTGCAGTCACGAGCGGGGTTAAAAAGTtaacattatttatatgaatatttacatttacgagTCGTGTGAAGGCAATTTTActacttaaaaaagaaaatagtacGTAAATAATTCATGGAATAGCGTGCAGTTTGGAACGATCAGTTGGCAAATTCaacgatataaataaaaatgttgaaacaaCGACTACTGCTTCGACTGTGAATTATATCGGTACACGATTTCTACTTTTGCGGCAGCTAACTTACCTGTTAGACAAGGATCACGGAagcgtaaattaaaaatattattgagAGCATCTGGTTTGTCCAACAAGAAAACAAAGAACAAGAAAAGGCCTATTTAACttgcaaaaataaatcaaaaatagaaaataaaatttttccattaCTCGTGCACTTAACTGTGGCTTAAGTGAACGAATCTCGATGTAGATTTCTATTTAtgctataaaatatataaaaccgTAAATTCGTGTTAACGCGACATCCCGAGCACGTATCGCAATGTCATTTGTTCTCTTAGCGTGTCGTTATCTTCGATTTT
The Ptiloglossa arizonensis isolate GNS036 chromosome 3, iyPtiAriz1_principal, whole genome shotgun sequence genome window above contains:
- the Ns1 gene encoding nucleostemin 1, which translates into the protein MAKFCLKKQSKRMPARKRYKIEKKVREHNRKMRKEAKKHPKKKPKIIEVPNQCPFKEDILKEVESMKKQHEEEKQKQREAVRERKRQQLAKTGLQGLVSAAEDKQAGHTEMEVDTVHPKIKEVLSKEENSLKAYYKEFKKVLDAADVILEVVDARDPLGTRCKQVEEAVQSAKGNKRLVIVLNKADLVPRENLDQWLKYLRGSLPAVAFKASTQVQAKRLGRRKLGKKTENMIQGGTCFGAELLLSLLANYCRNVGNIKTSIRVGVVGLPNVGKSSVINSLKRSRACSVGSTPGVTRTMQAVQLDSKIKLLDSPGIVFADHSSGENPDESSVALKNAVKIQSLKDPYTPATAILKRVSKPQIMELYDVQEFSTPDEFFALKAARMGKFKKGGIPDTVAAARSVLEDWNSGKIRYYTVPPEQPSCHISAEIVSQINKEFDIDSFVAEEKMMLDTFEGESAKKQIGDSLLIESSGPVTSLMEIEKEKEKQIKIQQKLKKQMKKAKMNEANSRKKKTDPLFELEGNQKLNKIKKLQFKKEKKDKAKREKLTTRLADQLNEINLSTSDNYDFNVDFVEK
- the Cdi gene encoding serine/threonine kinase isoform X2, coding for MFGKVPPSNTPGPPTSGGSSAKSCARPTGAACLPCFSTEETTGTVAEEKSKPWRPKDGYTVPVVSEAPSTGTEDAKPTKLWRSKEASNSSIVVDAPSIVEEKSKAKRLKEGCCPLAESPTVTEDKSKAWRSKENCCNVVAGVAEISSLVEDKSKLRRNKETCCTVNEGPTIDDKKSRRSKESANSLLSEQTFNDEKSKSWRVKDSSNSGVGALDSVTGGSSVAFLEVSRPCRTETTGSSPSSSSSSSSSSSSSSAAKNSSKYSSGKESSSNHGRNLAGKSTLATNSTTAIHKCSSNPNCPSFAKAASGTVKSQRVLCSTSLSSLNVEPGSRESSKLAKKHVAPNREFHAGKDREHLPAGKPGSRNTAQTVVVPSAMKSSTRSTEPGHPGSRAKNRPAADSSDEPIDTTTTTTTTTTTTVGDFPIRSGTDKDVVDSSGVPAGSCERTCRGDFATSTPSKDWTKTNGDALQQSCVSCLPQDLPTELQLSSPRSYRDREKCRDPWRPTEMESNICNLNVCPGDTYQDTGSKRRTGASCQALRHAVASLNRLDDFHMEKIGAGFFSEVFKVTHKVTSQVMVLKMNQLPANRPNMLKEVQLMNKLSHPNILRFMGVCVHEGQLHALTEYINGGSLEQLIMSRHTPLPHLIRMSLARDVARGMTYLHSRGLFHRDLTSKNVLIKKDENTAEMTAVVGDFGLAAKIPDPSSGYRLSTVGSPYWMSPECLKGQWYDHRSDVFSFGIVVCELIGRVPADPDVLPRSDNFGLDYLAVAEICDAADPPPAFLQLAFYCCTYEPKSRPTFPEITSSLDSMIANYEDESKGSIGKHQSVDPALMSSMDEITRKGRPMKRKTARLRSQSADARGCDNATPSDKARCHSARRVAELASRRDPHYRPMTANPFHALGGVKKILGDLFSSCLELPSLEDVRPSVTDTIAKFKPAQNDSIAKILERKKPNSEPSSPTARKKWERKSRWISKETISTNRISFTTIHYLLHGGYEGGRRESLQSSVVPGRMGA